The Armatimonadota bacterium genome includes a window with the following:
- a CDS encoding transferase produces the protein MENLAIIPARGGSKSVPRKNLLPLAGKPLIASTIEAALQAETVSRVVVSTDDAEIAIVSEKHGAEVVWRPEEISGDRASSESALLHVLEHLDRHESYRPDLLVFLQCTSPLTTSDDIDGCVRKLLEENADSCLSVAAFHSFLWRNMPDNSAEGINHDKSFRPRRQEMEPQYRETGAVYVMRTEGFLAARHRFFGKTVLYVVDGERCLEIDEPVDVEIAEVLMRQRGQLRKMQALPDPVRALVMDFDGVLTDNRVYVMEDGREAVACSRGDGMGIVALRRQGLDILVLSSEENPVVAARCRKLKVECLQGVERKLAALEKWLEERGIPPESTVYVGNDVNDLECLRFVGCPVVVADAHPDVKPSARFVLSKRGGQGAIRELCDLILQQRERQLGSLC, from the coding sequence ATGGAAAACCTGGCCATCATCCCCGCCCGGGGCGGATCGAAGAGTGTTCCGCGCAAGAACCTTCTTCCGCTTGCAGGGAAGCCCCTAATCGCCTCGACCATCGAGGCCGCGCTTCAGGCGGAAACGGTCTCCCGGGTGGTGGTATCCACGGACGACGCCGAGATCGCCATCGTCTCCGAGAAGCACGGGGCGGAGGTCGTCTGGAGACCCGAGGAGATCAGTGGCGACAGGGCGTCTTCTGAGTCGGCCCTTCTGCACGTGCTGGAGCATCTGGATCGGCATGAGTCCTACCGGCCGGATCTGCTGGTTTTCCTGCAGTGCACATCCCCCCTCACCACCAGCGATGACATAGATGGATGCGTCCGGAAACTGCTGGAGGAGAACGCGGACAGTTGCCTTTCGGTTGCCGCGTTCCACTCATTCCTATGGCGGAACATGCCGGATAACTCTGCCGAGGGCATCAATCACGACAAGTCATTCCGTCCGCGAAGGCAAGAGATGGAGCCCCAGTATCGCGAGACCGGAGCGGTCTACGTGATGCGCACGGAGGGATTCCTGGCCGCAAGGCACCGGTTCTTTGGCAAGACAGTGCTGTACGTGGTGGACGGTGAACGGTGCCTGGAGATAGACGAGCCAGTGGACGTTGAGATAGCCGAAGTCCTGATGCGTCAGCGGGGCCAGTTGCGCAAAATGCAGGCTTTGCCGGACCCGGTCCGGGCTCTGGTGATGGACTTCGACGGAGTGTTGACGGACAACCGCGTCTACGTGATGGAGGACGGCAGGGAGGCTGTAGCCTGCAGCCGAGGAGACGGAATGGGGATTGTGGCACTGCGGCGGCAGGGGCTGGACATCCTGGTGCTCTCGTCCGAAGAGAATCCTGTGGTGGCGGCGCGTTGCCGGAAGCTGAAGGTGGAGTGTCTCCAGGGAGTGGAACGAAAGCTAGCCGCCCTTGAGAAATGGCTCGAGGAAAGGGGCATCCCGCCTGAGTCGACCGTTTACGTGGGAAATGACGTGAACGACCTGGAGTGCCTGCGTTTCGTGGGATGCCCGGTGGTGGTGGCAGACGCTCATCCGGATGTGAAGCCTTCCGCGCGTTTCGTTCTGTCGAAGCGCGGAGGACAGGGAGCCATCCGGGAGCTGTGCGATCTGATCCTGCAGCAGAGGGAGAGGCAGCTTGGCTCGCTGTGTTAG
- a CDS encoding permease yields the protein MSTQFLIAFAVVFAGALVQGCIGFGLALVAAPVLMLVDPFYVPAPLLLAAFVLTLMMSVRERKQVVWSALTWAVAGRIAGSAAAAALVATLPEKHLALLFGILVLLGVALSSLGLTVTPTNRTLLGASVLSGLIGTITAAGGPPMALLYQRASGPQLRGMLSAFFLTGTIISLAMLRAAGRFGGNELKAGLLLAPAAMLGFLVSGRLRRWVDGKALRPLVLTFSGVSALAVIIRSLMT from the coding sequence GTGAGCACGCAATTCCTGATCGCTTTCGCTGTCGTGTTCGCGGGCGCGTTGGTTCAGGGATGCATCGGGTTCGGGCTGGCACTGGTTGCTGCTCCGGTGCTGATGCTGGTTGATCCGTTCTACGTGCCCGCGCCTTTGCTTCTCGCCGCCTTCGTCCTGACTCTGATGATGAGCGTGCGGGAGCGCAAACAGGTTGTCTGGTCCGCACTCACCTGGGCTGTGGCCGGGCGCATCGCTGGTTCGGCGGCGGCTGCTGCGCTGGTGGCCACCTTGCCGGAGAAGCACCTTGCGCTGCTCTTCGGCATACTCGTTCTGCTGGGAGTGGCGCTCAGCAGTCTGGGCCTCACCGTGACCCCCACGAACCGGACGCTTCTGGGCGCCAGCGTGCTGTCCGGCCTCATCGGCACGATCACCGCTGCGGGCGGTCCGCCGATGGCGCTGCTGTATCAACGAGCCTCCGGCCCTCAGTTGCGGGGAATGCTGTCCGCGTTCTTCCTGACCGGCACCATCATCTCGCTGGCGATGCTCCGGGCGGCCGGAAGGTTCGGCGGTAACGAGCTGAAGGCCGGGCTGCTCCTTGCGCCGGCGGCCATGCTGGGCTTCCTCGTTTCGGGCAGGCTGCGTCGCTGGGTGGATGGAAAGGCGCTCCGCCCGCTGGTGCTGACGTTCTCCGGTGTATCCGCCCTGGCCGTTATCATCCGGTCGCTCATGACTTAG
- a CDS encoding threonine dehydrogenase-like Zn-dependent dehydrogenase — translation MRALVTRLRPGGGREKVLVHDWPDAPAPGRNQVRTRTIYSGVANEAEHNDLAGANYARAADQLPGPLGYQNVGEVIESGPEVTTLRRGDLVFSASDHLESATFPEDWLVVRLRPNVDRRDAALFGMAGEAMRTCRQAEIQAGERVLVVGAGVMGQIAAQLAAIGGAEVTICDSVEPCLEIARQIGAASAIINTAETPWDEAIPDEAFEVVLDFSGLPGTEDHLLRAARRRGRVMLIAGRTEVRYTFNLGQSREITIRQNTHFDLSDLQMVHNLTAEGRLRISPLVQDVIPVDQAPQIYETLRDNPERLLGTVFVW, via the coding sequence ATGCGTGCGCTCGTGACCCGCCTCCGCCCTGGCGGAGGACGGGAGAAGGTTCTCGTCCATGACTGGCCGGACGCCCCTGCCCCGGGACGCAATCAGGTACGCACCCGGACCATCTACTCCGGGGTTGCCAATGAGGCGGAGCACAATGATCTCGCGGGAGCAAACTACGCTCGTGCGGCCGACCAGCTCCCGGGCCCTCTGGGCTACCAGAACGTCGGCGAGGTCATCGAAAGCGGGCCAGAGGTGACCACCCTCCGGAGAGGAGACCTTGTTTTCTCCGCATCTGACCATCTGGAATCCGCCACATTCCCCGAAGACTGGCTGGTGGTGCGCCTGCGCCCCAACGTGGACCGGCGCGACGCAGCGCTCTTCGGAATGGCCGGCGAGGCGATGCGCACCTGCCGCCAGGCGGAGATACAGGCAGGCGAGCGGGTGCTGGTGGTGGGCGCCGGCGTGATGGGCCAGATTGCCGCCCAGCTGGCTGCAATCGGGGGCGCAGAGGTGACTATCTGCGACTCGGTCGAGCCGTGTCTTGAGATCGCCCGCCAGATCGGAGCCGCAAGCGCGATCATCAACACTGCAGAGACACCCTGGGACGAGGCCATTCCCGACGAGGCGTTTGAGGTGGTGCTGGACTTCTCAGGCTTGCCGGGTACGGAAGACCACCTTTTGAGGGCCGCCAGGCGCCGCGGCAGGGTGATGCTGATCGCCGGACGCACGGAAGTGCGCTACACCTTCAATCTGGGACAGTCCCGCGAGATCACCATCCGCCAGAACACCCATTTCGACCTGAGCGACCTGCAAATGGTGCATAACCTGACCGCAGAGGGCAGGCTTCGCATTTCGCCGCTGGTGCAGGACGTGATCCCGGTGGATCAGGCTCCGCAGATTTACGAAACACTCCGGGACAATCCGGAGAGACTGCTGGGAACGGTGTTCGTGTGGTAG
- the bfr gene encoding bacterioferritin, with translation MMNRDRSIELLNRAVGDELAAVHQYMYFHFHLDDQGFGPLAALFKQTAIREMIHIEMLAERILFLKGDVEMVPSAPVERIHDAEQMLVKARHMEEKSAADYNHSAAECAANADSVSKQLFETLVADEELHYDNFDKQLDNIKRFGPNYLALQSFGGPSETTPGGGAPVAGP, from the coding sequence ATGATGAACCGAGACCGAAGTATTGAACTGTTGAACAGGGCGGTGGGCGACGAGCTGGCTGCGGTGCACCAGTATATGTATTTCCACTTCCACCTGGACGATCAGGGGTTCGGCCCTCTGGCTGCGCTGTTCAAGCAGACCGCCATCCGTGAGATGATCCATATCGAGATGCTTGCGGAGCGGATCCTGTTCCTGAAAGGGGACGTGGAGATGGTGCCGAGCGCGCCTGTCGAACGAATCCACGATGCGGAGCAGATGCTTGTGAAGGCGCGGCACATGGAAGAGAAGAGCGCCGCGGATTATAACCATTCGGCCGCCGAGTGCGCCGCGAACGCGGATTCGGTCTCCAAGCAGCTCTTCGAGACCCTTGTCGCGGACGAAGAGCTTCACTACGACAACTTCGATAAGCAGCTGGACAATATCAAGCGTTTCGGGCCGAACTACCTCGCTCTACAGTCCTTCGGTGGGCCTTCGGAGACAACGCCGGGCGGCGGCGCTCCCGTGGCTGGTCCGTGA
- a CDS encoding sulfatase has protein sequence MRRREFIRGATAAASLAVCGTSGLPVAGGSGTPVNFLLFMSDEHNPRYSSVYRRPGYPDFLQTPNMEALARQGTVYEYAYCPSPLCMPCRSSFMSGRRVHEVRAYSNCSIFQPRYNAPGAPEEYTFPSYGQILSRSDVHTVYIGKMDVYAASDRMGFDEVKHPIDRPPPGDWNIRRRPLKVRRGAAAVATQYGPRQDPHAGDRMMVEEACRWIQTRGVALNKQGKPWFLAVNVTAPHFPHVCSEEDWALYPQPGMPPAGREAPTASHPQSVELRTHFQDDHPEWTQENIQGNRRGYFARVTFVDRMLGQVMEALAQSGLRESTVTCYTSDHGEMLGKFGMWRKSALYEDSVSVPLIVSGPGFRRGERVATPVDLLDLQAAIFRSLKRDHERPAHWAGEALQDIAVWDGTRPVFSEYHGHGRRTSSFMLRQGDWKLIYHTGAPHQLFNVADDPNELRDLAAREPTRLRRMCAELRRFCGPEEENLRASRFVQEQLAEMARLYPQPDPSDPYERP, from the coding sequence ATGAGACGGCGGGAGTTCATCAGAGGCGCAACGGCTGCGGCAAGCCTGGCGGTTTGCGGAACGTCCGGGCTTCCCGTTGCGGGCGGCAGCGGGACACCAGTGAACTTCCTGCTGTTCATGTCCGATGAGCACAACCCGCGTTACTCCTCGGTATACCGGCGTCCGGGCTATCCGGACTTCCTGCAGACGCCGAATATGGAGGCGCTGGCGAGGCAGGGGACCGTCTATGAGTATGCCTACTGCCCGTCGCCACTGTGCATGCCATGCCGCTCGTCATTTATGTCGGGCAGACGGGTCCACGAAGTTCGCGCCTACTCCAACTGCAGTATCTTTCAGCCTCGATATAATGCCCCTGGAGCTCCGGAGGAATACACCTTTCCCTCGTATGGCCAGATTCTGAGCCGCTCCGATGTGCACACTGTCTACATCGGTAAGATGGACGTCTATGCCGCATCGGACAGGATGGGGTTCGACGAAGTCAAGCATCCCATAGACCGGCCTCCGCCGGGCGATTGGAACATCCGGAGACGGCCCCTGAAGGTGCGGCGAGGAGCTGCAGCTGTGGCCACGCAGTATGGCCCGCGCCAGGATCCCCACGCGGGAGACCGCATGATGGTGGAGGAGGCCTGTCGGTGGATCCAGACCAGGGGGGTGGCGTTGAACAAGCAGGGCAAGCCCTGGTTCCTCGCGGTGAATGTCACCGCCCCCCACTTTCCGCACGTGTGCTCAGAAGAAGACTGGGCACTCTATCCGCAGCCGGGGATGCCGCCTGCAGGCAGAGAGGCACCGACGGCCAGCCATCCTCAATCTGTGGAGCTGCGAACGCACTTCCAGGACGACCATCCTGAATGGACGCAGGAGAACATCCAGGGCAACCGGAGGGGTTACTTTGCGCGCGTGACCTTCGTGGACCGCATGCTTGGCCAGGTGATGGAAGCTTTGGCTCAGTCCGGACTGCGGGAGAGCACCGTAACCTGTTACACGTCCGATCATGGCGAGATGCTGGGCAAGTTCGGTATGTGGAGGAAGTCTGCGCTGTATGAAGACTCCGTATCCGTGCCCCTGATCGTCTCCGGTCCGGGTTTCCGGCGCGGGGAGCGCGTGGCCACTCCCGTGGACCTGCTGGATCTTCAGGCCGCCATCTTCCGGTCGCTGAAGCGGGACCATGAACGTCCGGCCCACTGGGCGGGCGAAGCTCTTCAGGATATTGCCGTCTGGGACGGGACCCGCCCTGTCTTCAGCGAATATCACGGACACGGCAGGAGGACAAGTTCCTTTATGCTGAGGCAGGGAGACTGGAAGCTGATCTACCATACGGGCGCGCCTCACCAGCTCTTCAATGTGGCCGATGATCCCAATGAGCTTCGCGACCTTGCCGCCAGGGAACCAACGCGGCTCCGCAGGATGTGCGCCGAACTCAGGCGCTTTTGCGGGCCCGAGGAAGAGAACTTGCGCGCGTCCCGTTTCGTTCAGGAGCAACTCGCCGAGATGGCAAGACTGTATCCGCAGCCCGATCCGTCAGACCCGTACGAACGGCCTTAA
- a CDS encoding sialic acid synthase has protein sequence MARCVSISDRPVGPGQPVFIIAEIGINHNGDLELAKKLIDAAALAGCDAVKFQKRTPELCVPPEQRDIPRETPWGLITYLEYRHRVEFGEQEYREIDSYCRQKGIMWFASCWDEPSVDFIEQFDPPCYKIASASLTDRPLVEYTAAKGKPLIVSTGMSTMEEIRECVSWLPRDRTLLAHATSTYPCRPEELNLRMIQTLAAEFDVPVGYSGHEVGLQTTLAAVTLGACFVERHITLDRAMWGTDQAASVETGGLVRLVRDIRVIESALGDGVKRVYESELPIRQKLRRAGR, from the coding sequence TTGGCTCGCTGTGTTAGCATAAGTGACCGCCCGGTAGGTCCGGGGCAACCGGTCTTCATCATTGCGGAGATCGGCATAAATCACAACGGTGACCTGGAACTTGCAAAGAAGCTGATTGATGCCGCGGCTCTGGCCGGGTGCGACGCCGTCAAGTTCCAGAAGCGCACCCCGGAACTGTGCGTTCCTCCGGAGCAGAGGGACATTCCCCGGGAGACTCCTTGGGGACTGATCACCTACCTGGAGTACCGCCACCGGGTTGAATTTGGAGAACAGGAATACCGGGAGATAGACTCCTACTGCCGGCAGAAGGGGATCATGTGGTTTGCCTCCTGCTGGGACGAACCTTCCGTGGATTTCATCGAGCAGTTCGACCCGCCCTGTTATAAGATCGCCTCGGCTTCCCTTACGGACCGCCCTCTGGTGGAATACACGGCGGCAAAGGGCAAGCCGCTTATCGTTTCCACCGGGATGTCCACGATGGAGGAGATTCGCGAGTGCGTAAGCTGGCTCCCGCGGGACCGGACGCTCCTGGCGCACGCCACCAGCACCTACCCCTGCCGTCCGGAAGAGCTCAACCTGCGGATGATCCAGACACTGGCGGCGGAGTTTGACGTTCCCGTGGGATACTCCGGCCACGAGGTGGGTCTGCAAACCACTCTGGCTGCAGTGACTCTGGGAGCCTGCTTCGTTGAACGGCACATTACGCTGGACCGGGCGATGTGGGGCACCGACCAGGCCGCATCCGTCGAGACAGGCGGGCTGGTGCGGCTGGTCCGCGATATCCGGGTGATCGAATCCGCGCTGGGGGATGGGGTTAAACGGGTGTACGAAAGCGAGTTGCCGATCCGCCAGAAACTCAGGAGAGCCGGTCGGTGA
- the ilvE gene encoding branched chain amino acid aminotransferase — protein sequence MTERDTVLDKIWGSIWLDGTLVPAGEAAVSAFDRGLLYGDGLYETIRVYSGVAFLLSEHVRRLRQGAQVLRMPVPDEDIIRRAVDSVIRANGLREAYLRLTLTRGVDPDDWTKLEPCQPRLIVMARPLPSRDYGDGFALAVSPFRIDPASPLRGVKHTGIMPKIMARRLAAEEGCQDALLLTADGFVGEASAASVFWVHGGSLFTPSLDCGILDGLTRMLVLQVASLGGIPAEEGRFSLEHLLHADEVFLTSSTWELVPVKRVGLRDFAAPRPGPLTRRLMELYGEEVRRLIEEDAS from the coding sequence ATGACGGAACGTGACACGGTTCTGGACAAGATCTGGGGGAGTATATGGCTGGACGGCACGCTGGTCCCTGCCGGGGAGGCTGCGGTCAGCGCCTTTGACCGGGGTCTGCTCTACGGCGATGGACTGTATGAGACCATTCGGGTCTATTCCGGAGTGGCGTTCCTCCTGAGCGAGCACGTCCGGCGACTGCGTCAGGGTGCGCAGGTCCTGCGGATGCCTGTGCCTGATGAGGACATCATCCGAAGGGCGGTAGACTCCGTAATCCGCGCCAACGGTTTGCGGGAAGCCTATCTTCGCCTCACGCTGACGCGTGGTGTGGATCCGGACGACTGGACCAAGCTGGAGCCCTGCCAGCCTCGTCTCATCGTGATGGCCCGCCCGTTACCCTCGCGGGATTATGGCGACGGGTTCGCCCTGGCCGTCTCCCCCTTTCGCATCGATCCGGCCAGTCCCCTGAGAGGCGTCAAACACACTGGCATCATGCCCAAGATTATGGCCCGCCGCCTGGCGGCCGAAGAGGGATGTCAGGATGCGCTTCTCCTGACTGCTGATGGCTTCGTGGGGGAAGCCTCCGCGGCAAGCGTCTTCTGGGTTCATGGTGGCTCGCTGTTTACTCCCTCGCTTGACTGCGGCATCCTTGACGGGCTGACCCGGATGCTGGTGCTGCAGGTGGCCTCGCTCGGCGGCATTCCCGCAGAGGAGGGACGGTTTTCGCTGGAGCATCTCCTTCACGCCGATGAAGTGTTCCTCACAAGCTCCACCTGGGAGCTTGTCCCAGTCAAAAGAGTGGGGCTGCGCGATTTCGCGGCTCCGCGGCCGGGGCCTCTCACGAGGCGGCTGATGGAGCTTTATGGCGAGGAAGTTCGCCGCCTTATCGAAGAAGACGCTTCCTGA
- a CDS encoding hypothetical protein (possible pseudo, internal stop codon) codes for MQRINRRTFLGAAGAAALSAAAPGASGAPRTDLKGTRPNIIFILADDLGYGDLGCYGQRMIHTPHLDRMAREGIRFTDCYAGSTICAPSRCCLMTGYHTGHAHIRGNERIPLRPEDVTVAELLKEAGYKTAVIGKWGLGEPETTGIPNRKGFDYWFGYLNQTHAHYYYTDYLWRNEEKVSIPEGTYSHDLFTEEALQWVRQNREGPFFLYLAYTIPHALSENPQDGMPVPSDYPYGGTDWPQNQKNHAAMITRMDRDIGRLLRLLSDLGIDQRTLVLFSSDNGPHREGGAIPEFFNSSGPLRGIKRDLYEGGIRVPMIARWPGRIRPGQTSDQVWAFWDFLPTACTLAGVRSPAGIDGLDISPALLGSRLHHPPLY; via the coding sequence ATGCAGCGGATCAACAGGCGGACCTTTCTGGGCGCCGCGGGAGCCGCAGCGTTGAGCGCGGCGGCCCCCGGAGCCTCCGGCGCACCGAGGACGGACCTCAAGGGGACACGTCCGAACATCATCTTCATCCTGGCCGACGATCTGGGCTACGGGGATCTGGGCTGCTACGGGCAGCGGATGATCCACACCCCCCACCTGGACCGGATGGCCAGAGAAGGGATCCGCTTCACGGACTGTTACGCGGGCAGCACGATATGTGCCCCGTCTCGCTGCTGTCTGATGACGGGCTACCATACTGGACACGCGCACATCCGCGGCAACGAACGCATCCCGCTGAGGCCCGAAGATGTGACCGTGGCGGAGCTGCTGAAAGAAGCCGGGTATAAGACGGCGGTCATCGGCAAATGGGGACTGGGCGAGCCGGAGACCACCGGCATCCCCAACCGGAAGGGCTTCGATTACTGGTTCGGATATCTGAACCAGACACACGCGCACTATTATTACACTGATTACCTCTGGCGGAATGAAGAGAAGGTCTCCATCCCTGAAGGGACTTACAGCCACGACCTGTTCACAGAAGAAGCCCTGCAGTGGGTGCGCCAGAACAGGGAGGGGCCGTTCTTCCTCTACCTGGCCTATACAATTCCGCATGCTCTCAGCGAGAACCCCCAGGACGGGATGCCTGTCCCGAGCGACTATCCTTACGGCGGGACGGACTGGCCGCAGAACCAGAAGAACCACGCAGCCATGATCACGCGGATGGACCGGGATATCGGCAGGCTTCTGAGGCTGCTGTCAGATCTGGGAATAGACCAGCGCACCCTGGTGCTGTTCTCCAGCGACAACGGGCCCCACAGGGAAGGGGGCGCAATTCCGGAGTTCTTCAACTCAAGCGGCCCTCTGCGCGGCATCAAAAGGGATCTCTATGAGGGCGGAATCCGCGTCCCCATGATCGCGCGGTGGCCGGGTCGCATCCGGCCGGGGCAGACATCGGATCAGGTATGGGCGTTCTGGGACTTCCTGCCCACCGCGTGCACCCTGGCCGGGGTCCGATCTCCGGCCGGCATTGACGGCCTGGACATCTCCCCTGCTCTACTGGGCAGCAGGCTGCACCACCCACCGCTATACTAG
- a CDS encoding lysine decarboxylase, giving the protein MPDSHRKPKKAYLDPDFLQSPDARVLRILAEYLGPLRKFRDEKVKDTIVFYGSARTPDPEHARKALERARRRLRQHPEDEKLRQELEQAEIGVQMSRYYDEARTLARMLTQWALARPGPWNRYLICSGGGPGIMEAANRGAAEAGGKTVGLTISLPFEEQGNSYITENLAMEFHYFFMRKYWFVYMARALVIFPGGFGTLDEMMDLLTLLQTRKIRRRLPVVMYGSEFWNEVLNLQALVKWGTISPQDLDLVHFCDDPQSAFDHLVAALEGKDRKPVPSRPAVG; this is encoded by the coding sequence ATGCCAGACAGTCACCGCAAGCCTAAGAAGGCATACCTGGATCCGGATTTTCTGCAGAGCCCGGACGCACGCGTCCTTCGGATTCTGGCCGAGTATCTCGGCCCACTGAGGAAGTTCCGGGACGAGAAGGTCAAGGATACCATCGTATTCTACGGTTCCGCCCGCACGCCGGACCCCGAGCACGCCCGGAAGGCTCTGGAGCGGGCACGCAGGCGGCTGCGTCAGCATCCCGAGGATGAGAAGCTGCGCCAGGAGCTGGAGCAAGCGGAGATCGGCGTGCAGATGTCCCGCTACTACGATGAAGCCCGCACGCTCGCGCGAATGCTGACGCAGTGGGCGCTTGCCCGGCCCGGGCCGTGGAACCGCTACCTGATCTGCTCCGGAGGCGGTCCGGGCATTATGGAGGCTGCCAACCGGGGAGCGGCAGAGGCGGGCGGAAAGACGGTGGGGTTGACCATCAGCCTACCGTTCGAGGAGCAGGGCAACTCCTACATCACCGAAAACCTGGCAATGGAGTTCCATTACTTCTTTATGCGGAAGTACTGGTTCGTCTATATGGCCCGGGCTCTCGTCATCTTTCCCGGCGGCTTTGGGACGCTGGACGAGATGATGGACCTGCTTACTCTGTTGCAGACGCGTAAAATCCGGCGCCGGCTGCCGGTTGTGATGTACGGCAGCGAATTCTGGAATGAGGTGCTGAATCTTCAGGCGCTGGTCAAGTGGGGCACCATCAGTCCGCAGGATTTGGACTTGGTGCACTTCTGCGACGATCCGCAGTCGGCGTTCGATCACCTGGTGGCTGCGTTGGAGGGAAAGGACCGCAAGCCTGTTCCAAGCCGTCCCGCGGTGGGCTAG
- a CDS encoding transport permease protein — protein MPATNYELVIEPSKGWFDIRWRELLHYRDLTLLLVRRDFVSKYKQTVLGPAWFVIQPLLTTLVFTVIFGNVARLGTDGMPHVPFYLAGLLLWSYFAQSLPAIGSCLIVNSNLFTKVYFPRLVVPLSILLSNLIALALQFLTFLAFWAYYRFATEAGAVMQANWAVLLFPLMIVQTAMLAGGVGLWLAVITSQYRDLQHLMSFIVQIWMYASFIIVPLSEVPERFRLWAALNPMVAVVEGTRYAFLGKAALTPLHIGVSAAITLVLFATGIAAFGRIERKFVDYI, from the coding sequence TTGCCCGCGACAAACTACGAGCTTGTCATCGAGCCCAGCAAAGGCTGGTTTGACATCCGCTGGAGGGAACTGCTCCACTATCGGGACCTGACACTTCTGCTTGTACGAAGGGACTTCGTCTCGAAATACAAGCAAACAGTGTTGGGACCTGCGTGGTTCGTGATCCAGCCGCTTCTGACCACCCTCGTGTTCACGGTCATCTTCGGGAATGTGGCGCGGCTGGGAACCGACGGGATGCCGCACGTTCCGTTTTATCTGGCCGGGCTGCTGCTCTGGAGCTACTTTGCGCAGTCCCTTCCTGCCATCGGCTCCTGCCTGATCGTGAACTCCAACCTGTTCACCAAGGTGTATTTCCCGCGGCTGGTGGTTCCGCTCTCGATCCTTCTTTCCAATCTCATCGCGTTGGCGCTTCAGTTTCTGACGTTTCTGGCTTTCTGGGCCTATTATCGTTTCGCAACCGAGGCAGGAGCCGTCATGCAGGCCAACTGGGCCGTACTGCTGTTTCCGCTGATGATCGTCCAGACGGCCATGCTCGCGGGAGGTGTGGGGTTGTGGCTGGCAGTCATCACCTCCCAATATCGCGATCTGCAGCATCTGATGTCTTTCATCGTGCAGATCTGGATGTATGCATCGTTCATCATCGTGCCGCTATCTGAGGTCCCGGAGCGATTCCGATTGTGGGCAGCCCTGAATCCGATGGTGGCGGTGGTGGAAGGCACGCGTTACGCATTCCTGGGAAAGGCTGCGCTGACGCCCCTGCACATCGGAGTGTCCGCCGCGATTACGCTGGTGCTGTTTGCAACGGGAATCGCAGCGTTCGGCAGGATCGAGCGGAAGTTCGTGGACTATATTTGA